A window from Fragaria vesca subsp. vesca linkage group LG5, FraVesHawaii_1.0, whole genome shotgun sequence encodes these proteins:
- the LOC101298432 gene encoding partner of Y14 and mago-like, whose translation MAHRGGGGDQELKLTEEIGKSLKEGERILAPTRRPDGTLRKPIRIRAGYVPQEEVALYQSKGALWKKEMSSQAGPPGFDDTTPVVADAKPKTKSVKRNERKKEKRLQAALEKEKTSEEAETGDTKEEEPPAQGVGHASTSVQSLTSQMNELGVSSNSALVTPSSDSIEDSNLGAPVQDIDKKIRALKKKIRLAEAQQQKTQQKDSKPEQLEKLTKLEGWRQELKLLEDKKKAES comes from the exons ATGGCTCATCGCGGAGGAGGAGGAGATCAGGAGCTGAAACTGACGGAGGAGATCGGCAAATCCCTAAAAGAAGGGGAGAGGATTCTAGCGCCAACCCGGAGACCCGACGGCACGCTCCGCAAACCCATCCGCATTCGGGCCGGGTATGTGCCCCAGGAAGAAGTCGCCCTCTACCAATCCAAAGGTGCCTTG TGGAAAAAGGAGATGTCCTCACAGGCAGGGCCACCGGGTTTTGATGATACTACTCCCGTCGTGGCCGATGCGAAACCCAAGACCAAGTCTGTAAAAAGGAATGAAAGAAAGAAGGAGAAGCGGCTGCAG GCTGCTCTTGAGAAGGAGAAAACCTCAGAAGAAGCGGAAACTGGGGATACTAAGGAAGAAGAGCCACCTGCTCAAGGTGTAGGTCATGCATCAACATCAGTCCAGTCATTGACATCTCAGATGAACGAGCTTGGTGTTTCTTCTAATTCTGCTTTAGTTACCCCTTCCTCTGACTCAATAGAGGATTCAAATCTAGGAGCTCCAGTTCAAGATATCGATAAAAAAATCCGAGCACTTAAAAAAAAG ATTCGACTTGCAGAAGCGCAGCAGCAGAAAACTCAGCAGAAAGATAGTAAGCCAGAGCAGTTGGAAAAGTTAACGAAACTGGAAGGATGGCGTCAGGAGTTAAAGCTTTTGGAAGATAAAAAGAAAGCTGAATCATGA
- the LOC101299480 gene encoding probable dolichyl pyrophosphate Man9GlcNAc2 alpha-1,3-glucosyltransferase-like, with product MDKSSKKKVKISNQEENGESDDAWWWLVHKGITASFLCIALFSLLVRVAVSLHPYSGAATPPKFGDFEAQRHWMEITLNLPVKEWYRNTTLNDLSYWGLDYPPLTAYQSYVHGLFVRFFSPESVALTTSRGHESYLGKLLMRWTVLSSDALVFFPAVFYFIVVYYSGRKQSGSMGGIAWHIAIILLNPCLILIDHGHFQYNCISLGLTVGAISAILSDKDLLACVLYSLALNHKQMSAYFAPAFFSHLLGKCIRRRYPLLEVFKLGLVVSVTFLVVWWPYVHSMEAFFGVLSRLAPFERGIYEDYVANFWCTTSVLVKWKRLFSTPQLKVLSLGATISTFLPSMIKQIWDPSKKGFLYGLLNSALSFYLFSFQVHEKSILLPLLPASLLASEEPFLYTWMTLYALFSMFPLLHRDKLVLPYLAISTLFILLSVAPNRRQDTRDTNAFRSFVTIFSLLCSLIIHVVYLSMNPPQRYPFLFEALIMLLCFSQFTFLAMYTNAKQWMLLKHSNYKEKKLL from the exons ATGGACAAGAGCTCGAAAAAGAAGGTTAAAATTAGCAATCAAGAGGAGAATGGTGAATCTGATGATGCTTGGTGGTGGCTGGTGCACAAGGGAATCACAGCTTCCTTCCTGTGCATTGCATTGTTTTCTCTTTTGGTTCGAGTGGCAGTGTCACTCCATCCTTACTCTGGTGCTGCAACTCCTCCCAAGTTCGGGGACTTCGAAGCGCAGCGGCATTGGATGGAAATCACCCTCAATCTGCCAGTTAAGGAATGGTACCGTAACACTACACTCAATGATCTCAGCTACTGGGGTTTGGACTACCCTCCTCTCACTGCTTATCAGAGTTATGTCCATGGTCTGTTTGTCAGATTCTTTAGTCCTGAATCAGTTGCTCTTACCACTTCCCGTGGCCATGAGTCCTATTTGGG GAAGCTTCTTATGAGGTGGACAGTGTTATCGTCTGATGCCTTGGTGTTCTTTCCTGCTGTGTTTTACTTTATTGTTGTTTACTATAGTGGCCGTAAGCAAAGTGGTAGTATGGGTGGCATAGCATGGCACATTGCAATTATTTTGCTCAATCCATGCCTGATCTTAATTGACCATGGTCATTTCCAG TACAATTGCATCAGCTTGGGTCTGACTGTGGGAGCTATTTCCGCTATTCTATCTGACAAAGATCTTCTAGCCTGTGTCCTATACAGCCTTGCTCTCAACCACAAACAG ATGAGTGCATACTTTGCTCCTGCATTTTTTAGCCATCTTCTGGGTAAATGTATAAGGCGCCGGTATCCACTTCTTGAAGTCTTTAAACTTGGCCTTGTGGTCTCAGTTACGTTTCTTGTGGTCTGGTGGCCATATGTTCACTCAATGGAGGCATTCTTTGGG GTTCTCTCTCGTCTTGCTCCTTTTGAGAGAGGGATATATGAGGACTATGTGGCTAACTTTTGGTGCACCACCTCTGTTCTTGTAAAATGGAAGAGATTGTTTTCAACACCTCAATTGAAGGTTCTCAGCCTTGGTGCAACTATTTCTACTTTTCTGCCTTCAATGATTAAGCAGATATGGGATCCAAGTAAAAAAGGTTTCCTGTATGGGTTGCTGAATAGTGCTTTATCATTTTATCTGTTCTCTTTCCAAG TGCACGAGAAGTCTATTTTGCTGCCTCTCCTACCAGCAAGTCTTTTGGCAAGTGAAGAACCTTTTCTATATACCTGGATGACTCTTTATGCCTTATTCTCGATGTTCCCTCTTCTACATCGTGACAAGCTGGTTTTACCATATCTGGCTATATCTACTCTATTCATACTTTTAAGCGTGGCACCTAATAGAAGACAAGACACAAGGGACACAAATGCTTTCAGATCGTTTGTGACAATATTCTCTCTTTTGTGCTCACTCATTATTCATGTTGTTTATTTAAGCATGAATCCCCCACAAAGATATCCCTTCCTATTTGAAGCTTTAATTATGCTTCTTTGCTTTTCCCAGTTCACATTCCTAGCTATGTATACTAATGCAAAACAATGGATGTTGCTGAAACACTCCAACTATAAAGAAAAGAAGCTCCTTTGA